From a region of the Diceros bicornis minor isolate mBicDic1 chromosome 7 unlocalized genomic scaffold, mDicBic1.mat.cur SUPER_7_unloc_3, whole genome shotgun sequence genome:
- the LOC131402331 gene encoding ral guanine nucleotide dissociation stimulator-like isoform X5 encodes MLGDTPPVPQEPFQKVVPSQCLGSTWGKRNKPGNEHLAHTVQANIDHFRRVANLVITTCLGVPSMMAQDRVRVVERWIQVAQECEILKNFSSPRTVISSLQKTSICHLKNTWRKFPGGALHVCPPEGNPQRVQEKQQQQQVKHQG; translated from the exons atgctgggtgacactccccctgttccccaggagcctttccagaaggtggtgccctctcagtgtctgggctccacctggggcaagaggaacaagcccggcaatgagcacctggcacacaccgtccagGCCaatatcgaccacttcagaagggtggccaacctcgtcatcaccacctgccttggggtcccgagcatgatggcccaggacagggtgagggtggtggagcgctggatccaggtggcccag gagtgcgagatcctgaagaacttctcctcgccccgcactgtcatctcttctctgcagaaaacatccatatgccacctgaagaacacatggaggaagtttcctg gaggggccctccacgtttgccccccggagggcaacccccagagagtgcaggagaagcagcagcagcagcag gtcaaacaccAAGGGTAG
- the LOC131402331 gene encoding ral guanine nucleotide dissociation stimulator-like isoform X3, which translates to MLGDTPPVPQEPFQKVVPSQCLGSTWGKRNKPGNEHLAHTVQANIDHFRRVANLVITTCLGVPSMMAQDRVRVVERWIQVAQECEILKNFSSPRTVISSLQKTSICHLKNTWRKFPGGALHVCPPEGNPQRVQEKQQQQQGVVPYLGTFLGELLMLHLAMGDYLEVDKSEDQAGRTRILSLGMREPPH; encoded by the exons atgctgggtgacactccccctgttccccaggagcctttccagaaggtggtgccctctcagtgtctgggctccacctggggcaagaggaacaagcccggcaatgagcacctggcacacaccgtccagGCCaatatcgaccacttcagaagggtggccaacctcgtcatcaccacctgccttggggtcccgagcatgatggcccaggacagggtgagggtggtggagcgctggatccaggtggcccag gagtgcgagatcctgaagaacttctcctcgccccgcactgtcatctcttctctgcagaaaacatccatatgccacctgaagaacacatggaggaagtttcctg gaggggccctccacgtttgccccccggagggcaacccccagagagtgcaggagaagcagcagcagcagcag ggtgttgtcccctatcttggcactttcctcggtgaactgctgatgctgcacctggcgatgggtgattatctcgaagtGGATAAATCTGAGGACCaagcaggaaggaccaggatcctgagcctggggatgcgtgagcccccgcactga
- the LOC131402331 gene encoding ral guanine nucleotide dissociation stimulator-like isoform X1 produces MLGDTPPVPQEPFQKVVPSQCLGSTWGKRNKPGNEHLAHTVQANIDHFRRVANLVITTCLGVPSMMAQDRVRVVERWIQVAQECEILKNFSSPRTVISSLQKTSICHLKNTWRKFPGGALHVCPPEGNPQRVQEKQQQQQGNEINLEKRTEEQLWHSLQGRGRRWKSETLWGEQFLAPPLVSYIEWKILVEVETHPVGAWVEGRMASRKTSWRRG; encoded by the exons atgctgggtgacactccccctgttccccaggagcctttccagaaggtggtgccctctcagtgtctgggctccacctggggcaagaggaacaagcccggcaatgagcacctggcacacaccgtccagGCCaatatcgaccacttcagaagggtggccaacctcgtcatcaccacctgccttggggtcccgagcatgatggcccaggacagggtgagggtggtggagcgctggatccaggtggcccag gagtgcgagatcctgaagaacttctcctcgccccgcactgtcatctcttctctgcagaaaacatccatatgccacctgaagaacacatggaggaagtttcctg gaggggccctccacgtttgccccccggagggcaacccccagagagtgcaggagaagcagcagcagcagcag gggaatgagatcaaccttgagaagaggactgaggagcagctgtggcactccttgcaggggaggggaaggaggtggaaatcagagaccctctggggagaacagtttctggctccaccccttgtatcttacattgagtggaagattttggtagaagtcgagacccatccagttggcgcgtgggttgaagggaggatggcatcaaggaaaacttcttggaggaggggctga
- the LOC131402331 gene encoding ral guanine nucleotide dissociation stimulator-like isoform X6 has translation MLGDTPPVPQEPFQKVVPSQCLGSTWGKRNKPGNEHLAHTVQANIDHFRRVANLVITTCLGVPSMMAQDRVRVVERWIQVAQECEILKNFSSPRTVISSLQKTSICHLKNTWRKFPGGALHVCPPEGNPQRVQEKQQQQQNTES, from the exons atgctgggtgacactccccctgttccccaggagcctttccagaaggtggtgccctctcagtgtctgggctccacctggggcaagaggaacaagcccggcaatgagcacctggcacacaccgtccagGCCaatatcgaccacttcagaagggtggccaacctcgtcatcaccacctgccttggggtcccgagcatgatggcccaggacagggtgagggtggtggagcgctggatccaggtggcccag gagtgcgagatcctgaagaacttctcctcgccccgcactgtcatctcttctctgcagaaaacatccatatgccacctgaagaacacatggaggaagtttcctg gaggggccctccacgtttgccccccggagggcaacccccagagagtgcaggagaagcagcagcagcagcag aacaccgagtcatga
- the LOC131402331 gene encoding ral guanine nucleotide dissociation stimulator-like 2 isoform X2, producing MLGDTPPVPQEPFQKVVPSQCLGSTWGKRNKPGNEHLAHTVQANIDHFRRVANLVITTCLGVPSMMAQDRECEILKNFSSPRTVISSLQKTSICHLKNTWRKFPGGALHVCPPEGNPQRVQEKQQQQQGNEINLEKRTEEQLWHSLQGRGRRWKSETLWGEQFLAPPLVSYIEWKILVEVETHPVGAWVEGRMASRKTSWRRG from the exons atgctgggtgacactccccctgttccccaggagcctttccagaaggtggtgccctctcagtgtctgggctccacctggggcaagaggaacaagcccggcaatgagcacctggcacacaccgtccagGCCaatatcgaccacttcagaagggtggccaacctcgtcatcaccacctgccttggggtcccgagcatgatggcccaggacagg gagtgcgagatcctgaagaacttctcctcgccccgcactgtcatctcttctctgcagaaaacatccatatgccacctgaagaacacatggaggaagtttcctg gaggggccctccacgtttgccccccggagggcaacccccagagagtgcaggagaagcagcagcagcagcag gggaatgagatcaaccttgagaagaggactgaggagcagctgtggcactccttgcaggggaggggaaggaggtggaaatcagagaccctctggggagaacagtttctggctccaccccttgtatcttacattgagtggaagattttggtagaagtcgagacccatccagttggcgcgtgggttgaagggaggatggcatcaaggaaaacttcttggaggaggggctga